In the Permianibacter fluminis genome, TGGCCCGCTGCAACACCTGATGTTGACGATGGCCCAGTTGGCCGAGCAGCTGACGCAAGGCGTCGCGGTCCGGTGACAGCAGCGCGGCGCCGGCCGACGGTGTCGGCGCCCGCAGGTCGGCGACAAAATCGGCAATGGTGAAATCGACCTCATGGCCGACCGCCGACACCACCGGAATACCGCTGCCGGCAATCTGCCGGGCCAGTTTTTCATCGTTGAAGCAGAACAGATCTTCCAGCGAGCCGCCGCCACGGGTCAGCAGCAACACGTCGCATTCACGGCGGCGGTTGGCAGTTTTCAGTGCTTCGATCAGCGCTGCCGGTGCCTCGGCACCTTGCACCACGGCCGGATAGAGGATGACCTTGATAAACGGCGCCCGCTTCGCCAGCACGCTCAGCACATCGCGGATGGCGGCGCCGGTCGGTGAGGTGATGACACCGACGGTGGTCGGGAAGGGGGGCAAGACGCGCTTGCGCTCGGCGTTGAACAAACCTTCGTCGGCGAGCTTTTGTTTCAGCTGCTCAAACTTTTGCTGCAAGGCTCCGAAACCAGCCGGCTCCAGATATTCGCAGACCAGCTGAAAATCGCCGCGCGGCTCATACACAGTGACCCGGCCCCGGATCAGCACCTTGTCGCCGTCTTTGGGCCGATAGCTGAGCAACTGATTGCGGTTACGGAATAGCGCCGAGCGGACTTGGGCGCCTTCGTCTTTCAACGTGAAGTACCAATGCCCGGAGGGCGGTGCGGAGAAATTGGAGATTTCGGCTTCCAGCCAGAGCAGGCCGAAGTCCTGTTCCAGCACACGCCGGGCGCGGCCGACCAGCTCGGAGACGGTGTAAACCTTGCGGGTGGACGTCATGGGTGGCGTGGTACCCGGGTATCATCGCGGAGGGCAAACCGCGGCATTTTCGCGCATCGCGACCGGAATGGCCAGAAAGAAACTCGCTGGGGGCGGTGTGACAAGCGAACGGGGAAAACGGTATAATTCCGCTTTGCTATTGCCAGCGGGGTTTTGAGGAATCATGCGGATTATCGGTGAAGCGCTGACGTTTGATGACGTGCTTTTGGTGCCAGCGCACTCCACAGTACTGCCACATCAGGCTGAACTCAAGACATTCTTGACCCGCGAGATCCAGCTGAACATCCCGCTGGTGTCGTCGGCGATGGATACCGTCTCGGAAGCGCGGCTCGCAATCGCGCTGGCCCAGGAAGGCGGTCTCGGTTTCATTCACAAGAACCTGACAGTCGAAGAGCAAGCCGAGCACGTCCGCAAGGTCAAGAAATTCGAAAGCGGTGTCGTCAGTGATCCCATCACCGTTACCTCCCGCACCACCATTCGTGAGCTGAAAGCGCTCACCGCCAAGCATGGCATCTCCGGCGTGCCGGTAGTCGATGGCGATGATCTGGTTGGCATTGTCACCGGCCGTGATGTCCGTTTCGTCTCCGCGCTCGATGAGCCGGTGTCGTCGGTGATGACGCCGAAAGCGCAGCTGGTCACCGTGCAGGAAGGTGCCGATCTTGATGAAGCGCTGCATCTGATTCAAAAGCACCGCATCGAGCGCGTGCTGGTGGTCGACAAGCAGTTCCGCCTGAAAGGCCTCATCACCGTCAAAGACATTCAGAAATCCGCTGACAAACCGAATGCCTGCAAAGATGCCTTTGGTCATCTGCGTGTGGGCGCGGCGGTGGGTACCGGTGCCGATACTGACGCGCGTGTCGCCGCGCTGGTCAACGCCGGTGTCGACGTCATTCTGGTCGACACTTCGCACGGCCATTCGCAAGGCGTGTTGGATCGCGTCCGTCGGGTCAAAACAATGTATCCGGGCGTGCAGGTCATCGGCGGCAATATCGCCACTGCAGCAGGCGCACTCGCGCTGGCTGAAGCCGGCGCTGACGGCGTCAAAGTTGGCATCGGCCCCGGTTCGATTTGCACCACCCGCATTGTTACCGGTGTCGGCGTACCGCAAATTTCCGCAGTCGCCAATGCCGTTGAAGCACTGAAAGCCAAAGGCATTCCGTGCATCGCTGATGGCGGCATCCGTTTCTCCGGCGACATGTGCAAAGCGCTGGTCGCGGGTGCGCATGTGGTGATGGTTGGTTCACTGCTGGCTGGCACCGAAGAAGCGCCGGGCGAAGTCGAACTGTTCCAGGGCCGCAGCTACAAGAGCTACCGCGGCATGGGTTCGCTGGGCGCGATGGCGCAGCGTCATGGTTCGGCCGATCGGTATTTCCAGGGCAGCAACGATGCCGAAAAGCTGGTGCCGGAAGGTATCGAAGGCCGGGTGCCGTACAAAGGCTCGCTGGTCGCCATCGTGCATCAGATGATGGGCGGCTTGCGCTCCTGCATGGGTCTGACCGGTTGCCGCACCATTGAAGAGCTGCGCAGCAAGGCGCAATTCGTCAAGGTGACCTCGGCCGGCATGCGCGAAAGCCATGTCCATGATGTGCAAATCGTTAAAGAGGCGCCGAACTACCGCGTCGATTGAGCGCGCGGTGGCAAGATAAATCGGGATCGCAATGCGGTCCCGATGCGCTTTCAGCAGTCGCTATTTTGCTAGACCCCTTTACGCCGGTTCTTTTTGCCGGAACGGAATTTCTTACACCTGCAAGGCAGTCGACATGAGCCAAAACATTCATGCCCACCGCATCCTGATTCTGGATTTCGGTTCCCAAGTTGCCCAGCTGATTGCCCGCCGCGTGCGCGAAATCGGTGTCTATTGCGAACTCTGGCCCTACGATGCTGACGAAGCGGCGATTCGCGAATTCAATCCCAAGGGCATCATCCTGTCGGGTGGTCCGGAGTCAGTCACCGAAACCGATACGCCGCGAGCGCCAGATTGCGTGTTTGAGATGGGCGTGCCGGTGTTCGGTATTTGCTATGGCATGCAAACCATGGCAGCGCAGCTGGGTGGCCGCGTTGAAGGCGGTCACGCTCGCGAATTCGGTTACGCGGCGGTGCGGGTGCACGGCGATTGTGATCTGTTGCATGGCATTGAAGATCGGGTCAACGAGCAGGGCAAGGCCGTGCTCGATGTCTGGATGAGCCATGGCGACAAAGTGGTCGAAGTGCCGTCGGCCTTTGAAGTGATCGGCGAAAGCGACAACTGCGCCATTGCCGTGATGGCCGATGAAGGCCGCAAATTCTACGGCGTTCAGTTCCATCCGGAAGTGACCCATACCCACCAGGGCGGCCGGATGCTGGAGCGCTTTGTCCGCGACATTTGTGGCTGCGACAAGAACTGGACCTCGACCAACATCATCGAAGATGCCATCGCCAATATCCGCAAGCAGGTTGGCAGCGACGATGTGATCCTCGGACTGTCTGGTGGTGTCGACTCATCGGTGGTCGCGGTGCTGTTGCATCGTGCCATCGGCAAGCAACTGACCTGCGTGTTCGTCGATCATGGCCTGCTGCGGCTGCACGAAGGCGATCAGGTCATGGCGATGTTCGCCGAGCACCTTGGTATCAAGGTCATCCGGGTCAATGCCGAAGCGCGCTTCCTCGGTGAGCTCAAAGGCGTTGCCGATCCGGAAGCCAAACGGAAAGTGATCGGCAAATTGTTTGTCGATGTGTTCCAGGAAGAGTCGACCAAGTTGCCGAATGCCAAGTGGCTGGCGCAGGGCACCATTTATCCGGACGTGATCGAGTCGGCCGGCGCCAAAAGCGGCAAGGCCCATGTCATCAAGTCCCACCACAATGTCGGTGGTCTGCCGAAAGATATGAAGCTCGGTCTGGTCGAACCGCTGCGTGAACTATTCAAAGACGAAGTGCGCAAAATTGGTCTGGAGCTCGGCCTGCCTTACGACATGCTCTATCGCCATCCTTTCCCGGGGCCGGGTCTCGGTGTCCGCGTGCTCGGCGAAGTGAAGAAAGAGTACTGCGATCTGCTGCGCAAGGCCGACGCGATCTTTATCGACGAGCTGCGCAAGGCCGACTGGTATCACAAGGTCAGCCAGGCGTTTGTCGTATTCCTGCCGGTGAAATCGGTCGGCGTAATGGGCGATGGCCGTCGTTATGATTACGTGGTCGCCGCGCGCGCGGTGCAGACCATCGATTTCATGACCGCGAAGTGGGCGCATCTGCCGTACACGCTGCTGGAAACCATTTCCAACCGCATCATCAACGAAGTGCCGGGCATTTCCCGGGTGGTCTACGATGTCTCTGG is a window encoding:
- the xseA gene encoding exodeoxyribonuclease VII large subunit, whose amino-acid sequence is MTSTRKVYTVSELVGRARRVLEQDFGLLWLEAEISNFSAPPSGHWYFTLKDEGAQVRSALFRNRNQLLSYRPKDGDKVLIRGRVTVYEPRGDFQLVCEYLEPAGFGALQQKFEQLKQKLADEGLFNAERKRVLPPFPTTVGVITSPTGAAIRDVLSVLAKRAPFIKVILYPAVVQGAEAPAALIEALKTANRRRECDVLLLTRGGGSLEDLFCFNDEKLARQIAGSGIPVVSAVGHEVDFTIADFVADLRAPTPSAGAALLSPDRDALRQLLGQLGHRQHQVLQRAIRQRRSQLDSLSGRLPTPERLLARRAQRLDELRDRLLAGSQRRLQLGRLALAHQEARLRSVAPAVRLASARHRLASLQQRLVLTANRTIEKRRTKLARCTGQLATLSPLATLSRGYTLTRIEASGVLLQQQPQLPAGTLLETRLPNRRVLSRVETDEVLAHADPLAVPDRR
- the guaB gene encoding IMP dehydrogenase is translated as MMRIIGEALTFDDVLLVPAHSTVLPHQAELKTFLTREIQLNIPLVSSAMDTVSEARLAIALAQEGGLGFIHKNLTVEEQAEHVRKVKKFESGVVSDPITVTSRTTIRELKALTAKHGISGVPVVDGDDLVGIVTGRDVRFVSALDEPVSSVMTPKAQLVTVQEGADLDEALHLIQKHRIERVLVVDKQFRLKGLITVKDIQKSADKPNACKDAFGHLRVGAAVGTGADTDARVAALVNAGVDVILVDTSHGHSQGVLDRVRRVKTMYPGVQVIGGNIATAAGALALAEAGADGVKVGIGPGSICTTRIVTGVGVPQISAVANAVEALKAKGIPCIADGGIRFSGDMCKALVAGAHVVMVGSLLAGTEEAPGEVELFQGRSYKSYRGMGSLGAMAQRHGSADRYFQGSNDAEKLVPEGIEGRVPYKGSLVAIVHQMMGGLRSCMGLTGCRTIEELRSKAQFVKVTSAGMRESHVHDVQIVKEAPNYRVD
- the guaA gene encoding glutamine-hydrolyzing GMP synthase; translated protein: MSQNIHAHRILILDFGSQVAQLIARRVREIGVYCELWPYDADEAAIREFNPKGIILSGGPESVTETDTPRAPDCVFEMGVPVFGICYGMQTMAAQLGGRVEGGHAREFGYAAVRVHGDCDLLHGIEDRVNEQGKAVLDVWMSHGDKVVEVPSAFEVIGESDNCAIAVMADEGRKFYGVQFHPEVTHTHQGGRMLERFVRDICGCDKNWTSTNIIEDAIANIRKQVGSDDVILGLSGGVDSSVVAVLLHRAIGKQLTCVFVDHGLLRLHEGDQVMAMFAEHLGIKVIRVNAEARFLGELKGVADPEAKRKVIGKLFVDVFQEESTKLPNAKWLAQGTIYPDVIESAGAKSGKAHVIKSHHNVGGLPKDMKLGLVEPLRELFKDEVRKIGLELGLPYDMLYRHPFPGPGLGVRVLGEVKKEYCDLLRKADAIFIDELRKADWYHKVSQAFVVFLPVKSVGVMGDGRRYDYVVAARAVQTIDFMTAKWAHLPYTLLETISNRIINEVPGISRVVYDVSGKPPATIEWE